The genome window GCTGGCTTACAGCGCATGAAAGAAGTAATTGCCGAAAACAAATCGGAATACGTTAACCGTGCGATACAAAAAGTTGCTGATATCGAGTTTGCTGCTAAAAACTATACAGAAGCTATAAAATACTATAGCCGCCTGCGCGATGTGGCTGCTAACCGCAAAGAGCAGCAGAATGCACTGACCGGTCTGATGATGAGCTACTATAACACCAACGATTATGCAAACAGCAAGCGTATAGCCAGCGAACTGATAAGCCAGGGGAATGCAGCGATCAATGCTTATAATACAGCCATGCTTTACAGAGGTAAGTCAACGTACGCTCAGGGTGACCTGGCGCAGGCACTGAAGGAACTCCGTGAAACAGCAGGTGCGGCATCGGATGTACATGGCGCTGAAGCTCAATACCTGGTTGCTGAGATTCTGTATAAGCAGAAGAAGTATAAAGAGTCGCTGGATGAAGCATTTGCCTTTAATAATAAGTTCTCGAGCCATGATTACTGGCTGGGTAAATCGTTCCTGATAATTGCTGATAACTACACCGCCCAGAATGAACTGTTCCAGGCTAAAGCAACCTTAAATTCTATTATCGAAGGCTCTCCTGTAGCAGAGATAGTGGAAGAAGCGAAGCAGAAACTGGAGAAGCTAAATGGTGGTAGCGGCAATGATACCACCAAAGTGAACAATGGTGGTGAGCAGGAGCAGAAGTAACATACAGTATAAGACAGAGAAGCATCAAAATGAAGAATAAGATAAGAAAAGCATCGCTGGCCATTGTGTTGTGTGTTGGCTACGCATTTATGAATTCGGCCCATGCTCAGAACAACGGCTGGGGCGAAGGAGCAAAGCTGGAAGATGCTGAAGTAGTAGTAGAAAAGAACCGTGTAATTGAGCTGCCTAATGCAGCCCGTAACTTCGAGAAATTTAAAGTTGAACCACCAACCGTAGCAGATAAAACAATCCGTTACCGCTTTACCGACTATCGCTTGCCAGAGCAGGATATAGAACTGCAGATGCGCGTGCTAACTATAAAGCAGGACGAGCTGACCAAATTATATGGCAACTACCTGAAGGCAGGCTTTGGAAACTATGCTACTTTATACTTAAAAGGTTATTTCCATAACAAGCGTTCTGAAACAGCATCTTATGGTGCAGAGGTTAGCCATGTTGGATCAGCACGTGGCCCGGAAGTACAGGGTCAGTCGGCGGTTTCGAATAGCAGCATTGGTTTGCATGGAGAGCGCTATTTGCCGGGCTTTACCATTGGTGGCCGGCTAGGCTATGAGCGAGACAAGAACCATTTCTATGGGTATGCTCCAGCACTGAAAGATGAAGTAGACAAAGATACAACTAAGCAGATATTTAACAGGATCAATGCGAACGGTTATATCCATAACCAGACGTCAGATTCGCCGGTGTTGTACAAGGCAGGAATAAAGCTAAATTACCTGAACGACCGCTTTGACATGAGCGAAGCCAACGTTGCCCTGAATCTGAATTCAGAATATACTATCGATACGCTTTCAGGATTCAGAGTAGATGCTGACTTGTCGTTCGTATCACATAAAGATTCGAGCAGTGTATCTCGCCCTTTCTTTAAACTTAATCCAAGCTACGAGCGCCAGTTTGGAGTTGCCCGCATAATGCTGGGGGCTAATGTAGCCTATACTGGGGATGAAGTAAATGATGCGCGCAAGTTCAATATCTATCCTCAGATAAGATTAGGGTTAGAGCCTATAGAAGATAACCTGCTGATCTATTTCGGTTTAGGTGGTGATTTGCAAAGAGTTACTTTATATGAACTAACAAAAGAGAATCCTTGGATCGCTCCTAAGGTAGAAGTAGCTGATATTAATAAAGGTCTGGAAGTATATGGAGGTTTTTCGGCTAACTTATCCAACTATGTGCACCTGACCGGGCGTGTAGCTTACCAAAATTACCGTAACCTATACTTCTACAACAACTCCAGAGCTGATTCTACCAAGTTTGACCTGGTTTATGACGATGGCGTAACAAATGTTTTAAATATTTATTCGGAGGCAGTTTTCGATTATATCGATGAAGTCCGCCTTGGTTTAAAGCTTGATTATAACAAGTATAACACAGCATCATTAGACCAACCCTTCCACCGTCCGGATCTGATGGCGAGTGTTTTTGCGACCTATAACTTCTACGATAAGATTCTCTTTAATTCAGAACTTTACTATATTGGGAGTTCATTCGGACGTGTGTACAGACCAGATGGTTCTTTTGTAACACGCGAGACGGACAACATTATAGATCTTAACCTGAAAGCGGATTACAAGTTTACGAATACCTTTACTGTATTCCTGATGGCCAATAATTTATTGGGCAACAAATACGAAAGGTTTGTAAATTACCCCGTGAAGAGTATAAACGTGATAGGAGGCGTTACCTATTCATTCTAGTAACCTATGGTAGCAAAGCACATTAAGTCCTTGCTCTATGACCACGACTGTGTCATCATCCCGGGATTTGGCGGGCTGATAACCCGTTACGTACCGGCCGTGGTACACCCGGTAAAACATACCATTACACCACCTTCCAAACGGGTGGCTTTTAATGAGAAGCTGATCTTAACAGATGGCCTGCTCATCAACACAATTGCTTACCATAACAGCATATCGGCTGTTGAGGCGCAGCAGTTAGTGGCAGCATTTGTTAATCAGGCAAACGAAAAACTTAAAACCGATAATCGCTTTGAACTAAGTGATATTGGTATTTTCCGTTATAATGCCGCCCATCGCCTTGAGTTTGAATACAGGGAAAGCGATAACCTGCTGGAAGCAAGCTTCGGTTTACCGGAGATAACTGCAAGACCGGTTAGAGCAGAAGAATCTGTAGTACTGCGCACCTTACTGAAAGACCGTGAACCGGCACAAGCACAACAAGGCAATAAATTTAAACGCCGCCTGCGCAGAGCTTATAGTGCAGCTGCTGGTCTTGTAATTGCCGGCCTTACCGGCTCAGCATTATACTTGTTATCTATACAGACAGAGTATAACCTTAGTAGTCTTAATCCTATCACCTTATTTACCTCGGGTACGTTTGGCAATCAAACCATGCCTGCCACACGCTATACTTCAGATTACTTACCACTTTCTTTAACTGAACGCCAGTTAGCGTATCAGGAAGTTTTACGTTCTACTGAGTTTGGTATAGCTGATCTGCCATTACTTGAAGAACAAAATATAGCTGATGAAGTTAACATAGTTGACACTGTTGCTTTAAATGCGCTTGCTGAACCTGAAATAAATCAGGAAGTTATAGTTGAAGAGCCTGCTGAGCCAGTGCTTACAATTAATGAAAGAACCGGTCGTTTTTATATCATTACCGGTGGTTATGCCCGCATGCAGAATGCTGAGGCTGGCCGCGACGAAGTAAGAGAGAACGGCCACGATGGCAAAGTGCTTACACCATTAAAAGGCAGCAGATTATTCCGCGTATCCGTAGCTGATTTTGCTACTGCCGAAGAAGCACAGGCTGCCATGAACGAATACAGAAAAACATACGGAAACTCAATCTGGGTACTCAATAACTAACATGACATCACTCTTATTACAAATTACTACCGGTGCACCAGCCGATACTACTGCTCTTGCAGAAGGTACCGCAGCTGCAGCTGATACATCCGTTTCTCTTATTGATCTGGCCATGTCAGGCGGATGGGCCATGTATCCGTTGGCTATACTTTCGCTGGCTGCCGTTTATATTTTTGTAGAGCGTTATTTAACGCTTAAAAAAGCAGCCAAAAACCCTGAAGGTTTTAACGACCGCATTAAAAGCATGGTATTGGCTGGCGATATAAATGGAGCTAAAATGCTGTGTGCACAAACTAATACGCCTGTTGCCCGCATGCTTTCTAAAGGTATAAGCCGCATCGGTAACCCACTTAAAAACATTGAAACTTCTATTGAGAACGTAGGAAAGATCGAGATTAGCCGCCTGGAGCGTAACCTGGCCGGTCTGGCAACTATAGCAGGTGCTGCTCCGATGCTAGGCTTCCTGGGTACTGTAACCGGTATGATTCAGGCATTCATCGCAATTGCTCAGGCCGAAGGTTCTATCAGCCCGAAATTACTTTCTGGTGGTATCTATGAAGCGATGGTAACGACAGCTGCTGGTCTTATTATTGGTCTTCCGGCATATGTTGGATATAACTACCTGGTTGGCCGTATTGATAACATTGTGCATTCCATGGAATATTCGTCTATTGAGTTCCTTGATCTGTTACAAGAACCACAACTATAAGCATGAATTTACGCTCAAAAAACAGGATAAACGCAGAATTCAGTATGTCGTCTATGACGGACATCATTTTCCTGCTGCTTATCTTTTTTATGCTTACTTCTAACTTCGTTACACCTTCGGGTTTGCCGGTTAGTTTGCCTTCCAGCAAAACATCCAACATCGTAATGCAGAAAATTAGCGTTACTATAACAGGTGACTTAAAGTATTACTTGAATGAACAACCGATTGCCCTTGCTGACATCGAACCACAATTGGCAGCACTTTTGCAGGAAACTCAGGAGGGGGAAGGTGTTGTTGTGTTACATGTAGACAAAACAGTGCCTGTAGAGCACTTAGCTCGCGTGGCCGGTATTGCTGCCAACCTGAAAGCAAAAGTAACACTGGCCACGTTGCCAGAATAAGTATAAAATAAATTATGTCAGTAGCCTTATCACAGGAAGAAAAGAAGAATGAGCGTATTGCCGCAGGCGTAAGCGTGGCAGTGCACATACTTCTGCTTTTGCTTCTGATTTACGTAATGGCCTGGCGCGCTCCCGATCCGCCTGCCGCAGAACTGGGTATTGAGCTTAATTTCGGGATGGATAACGTAGGAAGTGGGGATATACAAACTACGGCTACTCCAAACGAGTCGAAGAACGTGGAAGACAGCAAACCTGCGCCTACTCAACCTGATGCTCGTCCGGAACCAAAACCAACCGTTACGCCAACACCGCCACAGCCTGTAGAAACGCCCAAAGTGCAGACTACAACTGCGGATGCACCTGTTTCAGTTAAAGAGGATGTAAAGCCACAGCCTAAGCCGCAACCAAAAGAGGAAGTGGTAAAAAAAGAGCCTGAAAAACCAAAAGCGTTGTACCCGGGCAAACCTACTACCAGTACTGGAACCGGTAAAAGCGGTACATCAAACGAAGCGACTGGTAACAATAACGGCGATAACCCGGGCACAGTAGGCGACAAAGGCTCACCGGATGGTAAACTGGATGCCAAAGCCCTTTATGGTAAATCTGGTGGTGGTGCAGGTGGTTCGTTAAACATGGCCGGATGGGGCTGGGGAGATATACCGAAACCACGCGATAACTCAAGCGAAACCGGTAAAGTAGTAATTAAAATCACCATTAACCCGGATGGTACTGTAGAGAATGCAAGAGTTGTGGAATCTACGGTATCTGCGCAAGTGGCAGAGATATATCGTATGGAGGTATTTAAGAAAGCAACTTTCGTGCGCCTGGGCGGCAATGATGATTATGGAAAAGGAGCCACAGGCTTTATAACTTATACAATCAAAACCAGATAGCCTATCTTAATGACCTATCAGGAAGTTTTAGATTACCTATACCAGCAATTGCCGATGTTTCAACGCATCGGCAATGTTGCTTTTAAGAAGAGCCTCGACAATATTATTGCTCTTTGTGATGCGATGGGGAACCCGCAGCATACCTTTAAAACAGTACATGTTGGCGGCACCAATGGCAAGGGCAGTAGCTCTCATATGCTGGCAGCTATACTTCAGGAGGCTGGTTATAAAACAGGGCTTTATACTTCGCCACACCTTAAATCCTTTACAGAACGTGTTCGCATTAACGGTGTAGAGTTGCCAGAGCAATACCTGATCGACTTTGTAGAGAAGTATAAGTCGCTGTTCGAAGAGGTGCAGCCATCCTTCTTTGAAATGACGGTGGCGCTGGCATTTAAATATTTTGCTGATGAGCGGGTTGATGTAGCAGTAATTGAAGTAGGTTTGGGCGGCAGACTGGATTCTACAAATATAATTACCCCGGAAGCTTCTCTTATCACCAATATTGGTTTCGATCACCAAAATCTGCTGGGCGATACATTGCACGCCATAGCTTCAGAAAAGGCAGGTATCATTAAACCGGGCATTCCGGCAACTATAAGCCTTAAACAGCCTGAAATTGAAGATGTATTTAAGGCAAAAGCAGCAGAGGTTAAGGCACCTTTATACTTTGCTACTGACAACTATCAGGTAGTACTTAAGAGCCATACGTTAGAGCAACAGGTATTTGATGTATACAGGCAAGACCAATTATACTTATCTGATCTGAAGCTTGACCTGACCGGAATTTACCAGCGCTACAACCTGCCGGGCGTGTTGCAAACCATAACTATACTTTCAGAGCATGGCTTTAATATATCAGAAGTTGCGATAAGAAACGGACTGGCAACTACCAAGCAACTGACTGGGCTGAAGGGGAGATGGCAGGTGTTGGGTAATCATCCCTTAACTATTTGTGACACTGGTCATAATGTGGATGGAATTAATCAGATACTTACACAGTTACATAGCCTGCAGCCAAAGCAGGTGCACTTTGTGTTCGGGGCAGTTAACGATAAAGATGTTACTACCATACT of Pontibacter deserti contains these proteins:
- a CDS encoding HU domain-containing protein, translated to MVAKHIKSLLYDHDCVIIPGFGGLITRYVPAVVHPVKHTITPPSKRVAFNEKLILTDGLLINTIAYHNSISAVEAQQLVAAFVNQANEKLKTDNRFELSDIGIFRYNAAHRLEFEYRESDNLLEASFGLPEITARPVRAEESVVLRTLLKDREPAQAQQGNKFKRRLRRAYSAAAGLVIAGLTGSALYLLSIQTEYNLSSLNPITLFTSGTFGNQTMPATRYTSDYLPLSLTERQLAYQEVLRSTEFGIADLPLLEEQNIADEVNIVDTVALNALAEPEINQEVIVEEPAEPVLTINERTGRFYIITGGYARMQNAEAGRDEVRENGHDGKVLTPLKGSRLFRVSVADFATAEEAQAAMNEYRKTYGNSIWVLNN
- a CDS encoding TonB family protein, whose translation is MSVALSQEEKKNERIAAGVSVAVHILLLLLLIYVMAWRAPDPPAAELGIELNFGMDNVGSGDIQTTATPNESKNVEDSKPAPTQPDARPEPKPTVTPTPPQPVETPKVQTTTADAPVSVKEDVKPQPKPQPKEEVVKKEPEKPKALYPGKPTTSTGTGKSGTSNEATGNNNGDNPGTVGDKGSPDGKLDAKALYGKSGGGAGGSLNMAGWGWGDIPKPRDNSSETGKVVIKITINPDGTVENARVVESTVSAQVAEIYRMEVFKKATFVRLGGNDDYGKGATGFITYTIKTR
- a CDS encoding TonB-dependent receptor yields the protein MKNKIRKASLAIVLCVGYAFMNSAHAQNNGWGEGAKLEDAEVVVEKNRVIELPNAARNFEKFKVEPPTVADKTIRYRFTDYRLPEQDIELQMRVLTIKQDELTKLYGNYLKAGFGNYATLYLKGYFHNKRSETASYGAEVSHVGSARGPEVQGQSAVSNSSIGLHGERYLPGFTIGGRLGYERDKNHFYGYAPALKDEVDKDTTKQIFNRINANGYIHNQTSDSPVLYKAGIKLNYLNDRFDMSEANVALNLNSEYTIDTLSGFRVDADLSFVSHKDSSSVSRPFFKLNPSYERQFGVARIMLGANVAYTGDEVNDARKFNIYPQIRLGLEPIEDNLLIYFGLGGDLQRVTLYELTKENPWIAPKVEVADINKGLEVYGGFSANLSNYVHLTGRVAYQNYRNLYFYNNSRADSTKFDLVYDDGVTNVLNIYSEAVFDYIDEVRLGLKLDYNKYNTASLDQPFHRPDLMASVFATYNFYDKILFNSELYYIGSSFGRVYRPDGSFVTRETDNIIDLNLKADYKFTNTFTVFLMANNLLGNKYERFVNYPVKSINVIGGVTYSF
- a CDS encoding ExbD/TolR family protein encodes the protein MNLRSKNRINAEFSMSSMTDIIFLLLIFFMLTSNFVTPSGLPVSLPSSKTSNIVMQKISVTITGDLKYYLNEQPIALADIEPQLAALLQETQEGEGVVVLHVDKTVPVEHLARVAGIAANLKAKVTLATLPE
- a CDS encoding bifunctional folylpolyglutamate synthase/dihydrofolate synthase, with translation MTYQEVLDYLYQQLPMFQRIGNVAFKKSLDNIIALCDAMGNPQHTFKTVHVGGTNGKGSSSHMLAAILQEAGYKTGLYTSPHLKSFTERVRINGVELPEQYLIDFVEKYKSLFEEVQPSFFEMTVALAFKYFADERVDVAVIEVGLGGRLDSTNIITPEASLITNIGFDHQNLLGDTLHAIASEKAGIIKPGIPATISLKQPEIEDVFKAKAAEVKAPLYFATDNYQVVLKSHTLEQQVFDVYRQDQLYLSDLKLDLTGIYQRYNLPGVLQTITILSEHGFNISEVAIRNGLATTKQLTGLKGRWQVLGNHPLTICDTGHNVDGINQILTQLHSLQPKQVHFVFGAVNDKDVTTILEMLPKSYTYYFCQASIPRALPVTELQQKAESVGLQGKGYTSVADAVQAAKENAAPDEVIFIGGSTFVVAEIEEL
- a CDS encoding MotA/TolQ/ExbB proton channel family protein, which produces MTSLLLQITTGAPADTTALAEGTAAAADTSVSLIDLAMSGGWAMYPLAILSLAAVYIFVERYLTLKKAAKNPEGFNDRIKSMVLAGDINGAKMLCAQTNTPVARMLSKGISRIGNPLKNIETSIENVGKIEISRLERNLAGLATIAGAAPMLGFLGTVTGMIQAFIAIAQAEGSISPKLLSGGIYEAMVTTAAGLIIGLPAYVGYNYLVGRIDNIVHSMEYSSIEFLDLLQEPQL